One genomic window of Anoplolepis gracilipes chromosome 5, ASM4749672v1, whole genome shotgun sequence includes the following:
- the LOC140665547 gene encoding cuticular protein 3: MAGTLFLFLGLTALARGAVVPAVLPAAAPLAKLEEFDAAPQYSFAYDVQDAVTGDSKAQYETRNGDIVRGSYSLIEADGTRRIVEYIADPINGFNAIVSREPVIAAIAAPVRPATLTPIAPAFGPAALTPIAPAPIAPAPSIPASGPDSDVEVVEARSSGFESSRTTTREQETQRQLQFQRLQEQQRQQQEQQLQEQQRRSSRLQIQQQEQRQQDRRQQTTAPKQIIAGQEQPTASARFIGLPARAIASYPTYPYSVAYTSQYAAYPAPLTGLAYKPAAALA; this comes from the exons ATGGCTGGCACG CTCTTCTTATTCCTGGGACTGACGGCGCTCGCTCGAGGGGCGGTGGTACCCGCCGTGCTACCAGCTGCAGCACCCTTAGCGAAGCTAGAGGAGTTCGACGCGGCGCCCCAGTACAGTTTCGCGTATGACGTGCAGGACGCGGTGACCGGCGACTCCAAGGCTCAATACGAGACCCGTAACGGTGATATCGTGCGGGGCAGTTACAGCCTGATCGAGGCTGATGGTACGCGTCGCATCGTCGAGTACATCGCGGATCCGATTAACGGTTTCAACGCGATCGTCAGCAGAGAGCCGGTGATCGCCGCTATCGCGGCGCCTGTCAGACCGGCCACGTTGACACCAATCGCCCCGGCATTCGGACCAGCCGCCCTGACACCGATCGCCCCGGCGCCGATTGCCCCGGCGCCGTCGATTCCCGCCAGCGGACCCGACTCCGACGTCGAGGTGGTCGAGGCTCGATCGTCGGGTTTTGAATCGTCGAGAACGACGACGCGCGAGCAGGAGACTCAGCGTCAGTTGCAGTTCCAGCGACTGCAGGAGCAACAACGTCAACAGCAGGAGCAGCAGCTGCAGGAGCAACAAAGGCGGTCCTCGAGATTGCAGATCCAGCAGCAGGAACAACGGCAGCAGGACCGCCGACAACAGACCACCGCACCTAAACAGATCATTGCTGGTCAGGAACAGCCTACAGCGAGCGCCAGATTCATCGGCCTTCCGGCCAGGGCGATAGCCTCTTATCCGACTTACCCCTATAGCGTCGCGTACACCTCGCAGTATGCAGCCTACCCTGCACCCCTCACTGGTCTCGCTTACAAACCCGCTGCCGCATTAGCTTAA
- the LOC140665556 gene encoding cuticular protein 4, whose product MTCKSVIILSAVLAVCRSAAVPAPALPVVPAAPAAALPIAKLEIDNASFDPYPQYSYAYDVQDTLTGDAKSQHESRNGDVVSGSYSLLEADGTRRIVEYTADPVNGFNAIVRREPVAVVKPVNVVPQPLVYHP is encoded by the exons ATGACTTGCAAG TCAGTAATTATCCTAAGTGCGGTGCTAGCGGTATGTAGAAGCGCAGCTGTCCCAGCACCAGCTCTTCCAGTCGTTCCAGCTGCCCCAGCTGCAGCTCTTCCAATCGCCAAGCTTGAAATCGACAACGCAAGTTTCGATCCTTATCCTCAGTACTCTTATGCCTACGACGTCCAAGATACGCTAACTGGTGATGCAAAAAGCCAGCATGAAAGCAGGAACGGTGACGTTGTCAGTGGCAGCTACTCCCTCCTGGAAGCCGATGGTACAAGACGAATCGTCGAGTATACCGCCGACCCGGTGAACGGATTCAACGCCATAGTTCGTCGAGAACCTGTAGCGGTGGTGAAACCCGTTAATGTTGTACCTCAGCCACTCGTTTATCACCCTTGA
- the LOC140665553 gene encoding uncharacterized protein: MSKLGTYELTHPESLSEHQLREILKNSCIEILNFEKLYKSELLEIYKRVAMPLPQRQCGNAKKLDAEVNVVPEKSATAISNNDMHSLSADLNNGNKRTCQLSQTDKLKHPVNDSKSMHKKIRLCSTSKVETICNGISKRRYDEQNEELLMKKRQKITWP; encoded by the exons ATGTCGAAATTGGGGACGTACGAGCTCACGCATCCGGAGTCGTTGTCAGAGCATCAACTCCGCGAGATCTTGAAGAAC AGTTGCATTGAGATCCTTAATTTTGAGAAACTATATAAAAGCGAATTATTAGAGATATATAAACGAGTTGCTATGCCTTTACCTCAGCGACAATGTGGAAATGCTAAGAAATTGGATGCAGAGGTAAATGTGGTACCGGAAAAATCTGCTACAGCAATAAG taataaTGACATGCATAGTTTAAGTGCAGACTTAAACAATGGAAATAAAAGGACATGTCAATTATCTCAAACGGACAAATTAAAGCATCCTGTTAATGATTCAAAATCAATGCATAAGAAAATTCGATTATGTTCTACATCAAAAGTAGAGACTATCTGCAATGGAATTAGCAAACGTAGATATGATGAACAAAACGAG gaattattaatgaaaaaacgtCAGAAGATTACATGGCCATAG